One segment of Triticum aestivum cultivar Chinese Spring chromosome 2A, IWGSC CS RefSeq v2.1, whole genome shotgun sequence DNA contains the following:
- the LOC123189129 gene encoding uncharacterized protein, producing MPPHAPSFEKSCSGDRQRQEAGGQLLRGPGQRWSSFHGRGAEQRHQLPKQRPKTQPDLLAGVRGRSFRAADGGEPLAELAVRRTPGKVLVNVTVQRSLWPLHVMASADWSVADLVAAAVGIYVKEGRRPLLPATDPSTFGLHYSQFSLESLDPREKVMELGSRSFFLCPRSSSAAVQTSSSSCSSAGASGVRNAGEAPTSAGEPPAWLRYMPFWPTM from the exons ATGCCTCCTCACGCGCCTTCCTTCGAGAAGAGCTGCTCCGGCGACCGGCAAAGACAGGAGGCAGGAGGGCAGCTGCTGCGAGGCCCGGGGCAGCGGTGGTCGTCGTTCCACGGGCGCGGGGCGGAGCAGCGGCACCAGCTGCCAAAGCAGAGGCCCAAGACGCAGCCGGACCTGCTCGCCGGCGTGAGGGGCAGGAGCTTCCGCGCCGCGGACGGCGGCGAGCCGCTGGCCGAGCTGGCGGTCCGGAGGACGCCGGGCAAGGTGCTGGTGAACGTGACCGTGCAGAGGAGCCTGTGGCCGCTGCACGTCATGGCGTCGGCGGACTGGAGCGTGGCGGACCTTGTGGCCGCCGCCGTGGGGATTTACGTGAAGGAGGGCAGGCGGCCCTTGCTGCCGGCGACCGACCCGTCGACCTTCGGCCTACACTACTCCCAGTTCAGCTTGGAAA GTTTGGACCCGAGGGAGAAGGTGATGGAGCTAGGGTCCCGGAGCTTCTTCCTGTGCCCCAGGTCCTCCTCGGCCGCCGTCCAGACCTCCTCGTCCTCCTGCTCCTCTGCCGGAGCAAGCGGTGTCAGGAACGCCGGGGAGGCGCCTACGTCGGCAGGCGAACCGCCGGCTTGGCTGCGCTACATGCCGTTCTGGCCGACCATGTAG
- the LOC123189128 gene encoding uncharacterized protein isoform X1, with protein sequence MASCDDDFGLLGDDAHPAPQPSAQPAPPQQAQGFCLVEASAAGSGAGPGPFAPAREEGNHSSDRGKASYHTKRRRDRPEEFSDGGEYCSYISGGGRKGRGGGVSSDYRKDREEWTDGAISSLLDAYMDRFEQLNRGNLRGRDWEDVAAAVTDGQGKSSGGKSVEQCKNKIDNLKKRYKVECQRIAGSASASLWPWYKQMEQIMGNSPSPGTPKPPPATNDDKPRQQQQHSNKRYPSSGTGHATTMVPYSRSTPLSNPKWKRVLLKIGGTALAGEAPHNVDPKVIMLIAREVQVACRHGVEVAILMGGRNVFCADSWVAATGTDRASTHPIGMMAAVMNAVLLQASLEKIGVETRVQTALMMQEVAEPYIRRRAIRHLEKGRVVIFGGTGAGTGNPLFTTDTAAALRASEINADVVLKGVIGDDEYGCPPRSNGSAPFEHISFRELAARGTSKMDMTAITCCEENNIPVVIFNMLEPGNMSRAICGDQVGTLVDQSGRIT encoded by the exons ATGGCCTCCTGCGACGACGACTTCGGCCTCCTCGGTGACGACGCCCACCCCGCTCCCCAGCCTTCCGCCCAGCCGGCCCCGCCGCAGCAGGCCCAGGGCTTCTGCCTCGTCGAAGCCTCGGCCGCGGGCTCCGGCGCCGGCCCCGGCCCCTTCGCGCCGGCCCGGGAGGAGGGCAACCACAGCTCCGACCGCGGGAAGGCGTCGTACCACACCAAGCGGCGGAGGGACCGCCCGGAGGAGTTCAGCGATGGGGGCGAGTACTGCTCCTACATCAGCGGCGGGGGGAGGAAGGGCCGTGGCGGCGGCGTCTCGTCGGACTACCGGAAGGATCGGGAGGAGTGGACGGACGGCGCCATCAGCAGTCTCCTCGACGCATACATGGACCGGTTCGAGCAGCTCAACCGAGGGAATCTCCGGGGGCGGGACTGGGAGGACGTCGCCGCTGCCGTGACCGACGGGCAAGGCAAGAGCAGCGGGGGCAAGAGCGTGGAGCAGTGTAAGAATAAGATCGACAACCTCAAGAAGCGGTACAAGGTAGAGTGCCAACGCATCGCCGGCTCCGCCTCGGCCAGCCTCTGGCCCTGGTACAAGCAAATGGAGCAGATTATGGGCAACTCCCCATCGCCCGGCACCCCCAAGCCGCCGCCGGCCACCAACGACGATAAGCCGCGGCAACAGCAGCAGCACAGCAACAAGAG GTACCCTTCTTCCGGCACTGGCCACGCTACCACCATGGTTCCTTATTCCAGATCCACTCCTCTCTCGAATCCGAAATGGAAAAGGGTACTTCTGAAGATTGGGGGCACTGCATTGGCTGGAGAAGCTCCTCATAATGTTGACCCTAAG GTGATCATGCTGATTGCCAGAGAAGTTCAAGTGGCATGCCGCCATGGTGTTGAG GTGGCTATTCTCATGGGAGGTCGGAATGTATTCTGCGCTGACTCTTGGGTTGCTGCCACTGGCACTGATAGAGCTTCAACGCATCCGATTGG AATGATGGCAGCAGTGATGAATGCAGTATTGCTCCAAGCGTCACTGGAAAAAATAGGTGTGGAGACACGAGTCCAGACTGCATTGATGATGCAAGAGGTTGCAGAACCATACATAAGGCGGCGAGCTATACGCCATCTGGAAAAAGGAAGGGTTGTTATCTTTGGTGGAACTGGTGCTGGTACAGGAAATCCACTTTTTACAACAGATACAGCTGCTGCACTGAGAGCTTCTGAAA TCAATGCAGACGTTGTCCTTAAAGGTGTCATTGGAGATGATGAATATGGTTGTCCTCCTAGGAGCAACGGCAGTGCACCATTTGAGCACATCTCATTTAGGGAGTTGGCAGCAAGAGGAACCAGCAAAATGGACATGACAGCAATTACATGTTGTGAGGAGAACAATATTCCTG TTGTCATCTTTAACATGTTAGAGCCTGGTAACATGTCCAGAGCTATTTGTGGCGACCAAGTAGGTACGTTAGTTGACCAGTCAGGAAGGATAACTTAA
- the LOC123189128 gene encoding uncharacterized protein isoform X2 has product MASCDDDFGLLGDDAHPAPQPSAQPAPPQQAQGFCLVEASAAGSGAGPGPFAPAREEGNHSSDRGKASYHTKRRRDRPEEFSDGGEYCSYISGGGRKGRGGGVSSDYRKDREEWTDGAISSLLDAYMDRFEQLNRGNLRGRDWEDVAAAVTDGQGKSSGGKSVEQCKNKIDNLKKRYKVECQRIAGSASASLWPWYKQMEQIMGNSPSPGTPKPPPATNDDKPRQQQQHSNKRYPSSGTGHATTMVPYSRSTPLSNPKWKRVLLKIGGTALAGEAPHNVDPKVIMLIAREVQVACRHGVEVAILMGGRNVFCADSWVAATGTDRASTHPIGMMAAVMNAVLLQASLEKIGVETRVQTALMMQEVAEPYIRRRAIRHLEKGRVVIFGGTGAGTGNPLFTTDTAAALRASEKNISFYGEEI; this is encoded by the exons ATGGCCTCCTGCGACGACGACTTCGGCCTCCTCGGTGACGACGCCCACCCCGCTCCCCAGCCTTCCGCCCAGCCGGCCCCGCCGCAGCAGGCCCAGGGCTTCTGCCTCGTCGAAGCCTCGGCCGCGGGCTCCGGCGCCGGCCCCGGCCCCTTCGCGCCGGCCCGGGAGGAGGGCAACCACAGCTCCGACCGCGGGAAGGCGTCGTACCACACCAAGCGGCGGAGGGACCGCCCGGAGGAGTTCAGCGATGGGGGCGAGTACTGCTCCTACATCAGCGGCGGGGGGAGGAAGGGCCGTGGCGGCGGCGTCTCGTCGGACTACCGGAAGGATCGGGAGGAGTGGACGGACGGCGCCATCAGCAGTCTCCTCGACGCATACATGGACCGGTTCGAGCAGCTCAACCGAGGGAATCTCCGGGGGCGGGACTGGGAGGACGTCGCCGCTGCCGTGACCGACGGGCAAGGCAAGAGCAGCGGGGGCAAGAGCGTGGAGCAGTGTAAGAATAAGATCGACAACCTCAAGAAGCGGTACAAGGTAGAGTGCCAACGCATCGCCGGCTCCGCCTCGGCCAGCCTCTGGCCCTGGTACAAGCAAATGGAGCAGATTATGGGCAACTCCCCATCGCCCGGCACCCCCAAGCCGCCGCCGGCCACCAACGACGATAAGCCGCGGCAACAGCAGCAGCACAGCAACAAGAG GTACCCTTCTTCCGGCACTGGCCACGCTACCACCATGGTTCCTTATTCCAGATCCACTCCTCTCTCGAATCCGAAATGGAAAAGGGTACTTCTGAAGATTGGGGGCACTGCATTGGCTGGAGAAGCTCCTCATAATGTTGACCCTAAG GTGATCATGCTGATTGCCAGAGAAGTTCAAGTGGCATGCCGCCATGGTGTTGAG GTGGCTATTCTCATGGGAGGTCGGAATGTATTCTGCGCTGACTCTTGGGTTGCTGCCACTGGCACTGATAGAGCTTCAACGCATCCGATTGG AATGATGGCAGCAGTGATGAATGCAGTATTGCTCCAAGCGTCACTGGAAAAAATAGGTGTGGAGACACGAGTCCAGACTGCATTGATGATGCAAGAGGTTGCAGAACCATACATAAGGCGGCGAGCTATACGCCATCTGGAAAAAGGAAGGGTTGTTATCTTTGGTGGAACTGGTGCTGGTACAGGAAATCCACTTTTTACAACAGATACAGCTGCTGCACTGAGAGCTTCTGAAA AGAACATCAGCTTTTATGGAGAGGAAATCTAA